CTTTGATGGTTTTTGGACTTGCATTCGTAGTTTCTTCTCCCAATTCATTGCTCGAATTGCAGTTTATCCAAGGATTGTTGTATGAAGGACACAATACCCGAACAGGTGGATTTTTTACAGCCAATAGTTGGCAGATTGCAGAACAGTGGTTTGATATTTTGACCTCCAAATACTTATTGGGCTTTGGATTGTTTGTGTTGGGTTTGGCCGCTTCTTTTTGGAATCTTTGGAGTAGAAAACCCAAAATGGTTAAAACTTAAACCTCATTTTCTTAGTGCAATTTCTCTGAAAGCCAACAACATATCTTTACTATCTTTTACTTCAATGCAAGTAATTAGTTCTTTCAATAAATGCTTTGCAGCCACTTCAACGGCAATGTTTGGATGATAATAATCCCTCGCAAAATGGACATATTTCATAACCATAAAAGCATTGAACCATTTGAAAAAACGTGTGTGAAAGGTACAGTAGTTGCTGGTATTGTTGCGAATTTCATTAAGTTTTTTGTTGAAATTAATTTGTAATGCAAAGTTAAATATTGACTTTGGTAATTCTTTCATGAGGCTCGAAAATTGAGATGAGTCGACTTCATAGTATTTTGTTAATTGAAGGAAAAAGAATTTTAAATCTACAAAAGATTGAAAATGATAGGTTTGGTAAATAGGAGAGGAGTTGGATTGTTGTAATATGTCTGCAATAGCCTTGCCTGTTCCGAAAGGCACACGATCAGAAATACGAGGCGAGGGAATGACACAAGTTGTATTCAATTCCGAAAAATGACCCAATGGAGTGAATTTGTGAAGAAAGTAAAAATCTTCCCCAGCTTTTCGGCGATTCATCCCGCCTTGTTGTCGATAAGCATTTGAACGCACAGCCATACTCGATCCAATAGTTTGGTAAGCATACGGAAACCCCGCCCATTTTTGGGCTTCAATGTAGTACCTTAGGTGTAATTCATATTGGACAATAGCTTGATAAACCTCCTCAGAAAATTCAGTTCCAGCAATCGGATGTTCAAAATGGATGCTACAAGCCTGTGTTTTGGGATATTGCAGGAAATGAGTCTCCAATGCTTCAAAATAATTTTTATTACATTGACTATCTCCATCGAAACAAGCAATGATGCCTTTGGGATTACTTACACTTTCAAGACGTTGTGCAGCTTCATCCATACCGATTTTGCGTGCCAAACCAACGCCTGCATGTTTAGGAGATAATTGTGGGTAATGTCGAATTAAAAATTGCAGCCATGAATGACTTTGATGATTTGCCCATTTTTGAGCATCCTCATAAGTTCGCAAATTTTGGAGTTGAATCTCAAGAGGAGAGTTCATTGAACCATTGATGATTACAATGACTTCAACAGTACATTTTGGAGCATTGCAGTTAGACAAGGATTGAAGGCTGCGAATCAACTGATTCTCATTGTAACAAGGAATCACCACAACTATTCCTAAGTTATTGAGAGGGGGGTTGTGTTCAATTTCCATAAGATAGATTGTGGTTTAAATTTTTGAAAAAGCAATTGCAAGTCATTAATTACTAAAGCAAATGTCGTATTTTTAGGCAAATTGAATAGAAAATATACTGAAACTATGAAATTAAATCTTGATTTAGCTTGTCAAAGTAAACCAGAATGGATTGAAGCAGTGATGAATGACTTTAGTAGTTTTTTGCAAGATCATGCCGATTGTGAGCGCAAAGCATCTTCAATGGCCATGAGTTTTGTAGCAAAATATCCAGACCGAGTGGAGATTATTCCTGAACTTATAGCGACAGCGGTGGAAGAATTGGAGCATTTTCAACAGGTATATGAATTGATGGAGAAGCGAGGCATACAATTAGCCCATCAAATCAAAGGTGATTCGTATGTGCAGGAATTGGTGAAGTTTTGCAGACATGGAAAAGATGACCGATTGATGGATAGATTGTTATTGGCCTCAGTAGTGGAAACTCGTGGTGCAGAACGTTTCAAAATGGTTTCGGATGCACAAGATGACCCTGAAATGCACCGCTTTTACAAAATATTGTGGGCTTCGGAAGCAAAGCATGGACATATTTTTGTGAAAATGGCCTTGAATTATTATGACAAAGATGTTGTTTACAAACGTTTAGAGGAGTTTGTAGAGAAGGAAGCGCAGGTAATCAATGGTTTAGAAATTCGAGCAGCATTGCATTGATTAATCAAATTGATAATTGAAACTTGCTCTTAATCCTATCAACAAACTATTGGAGGTATTGGCTGTCGGAAAAACAGGCTTGTATTTGGAATCTGAACTTGTGCTTAAGCTCGTTCGTGCGCCAAAGGTGAGGAAGTAATTTTTATTGAGATAAAAGTCATAGTCTAAACCCAATACAAAACCCCAACTACTCAACTGCAACAAGTCTTCTTGAACAACAGGATTGTTGATGTTGATTTCAGCAGACTTCAACATACCGTATTGAATACCTGTAATGTAGTTGATAACCAATGGCTGTTTGGTTAAAGAGAACATTCGCTGGTTGCGGTACTTCAAGAGGACAGGAAAATAAGTGTAGGTGAGATTGATGTCCGTGTTGGAATTTCTTGAAGAAGTGCGATATACGGCTTCTTTGGAGAACTTTTGTCCTTGCTCAGAATTGACTATCCATTCCAATTGAAGGCCCCATTTGTTGCTAAACTCGTATCCCATCGCAACTCCATAGGAGTAACCAAAATCCAATTGATGTATTAAGTTGCTGTTTTGTGTAACAGTTTCTTTCAAAGCTGGGTTCAGAATCCAGTTATTGTGAGCAGAGGTG
The Chitinophagales bacterium genome window above contains:
- a CDS encoding glycosyltransferase — its product is MEIEHNPPLNNLGIVVVIPCYNENQLIRSLQSLSNCNAPKCTVEVIVIINGSMNSPLEIQLQNLRTYEDAQKWANHQSHSWLQFLIRHYPQLSPKHAGVGLARKIGMDEAAQRLESVSNPKGIIACFDGDSQCNKNYFEALETHFLQYPKTQACSIHFEHPIAGTEFSEEVYQAIVQYELHLRYYIEAQKWAGFPYAYQTIGSSMAVRSNAYRQQGGMNRRKAGEDFYFLHKFTPLGHFSELNTTCVIPSPRISDRVPFGTGKAIADILQQSNSSPIYQTYHFQSFVDLKFFFLQLTKYYEVDSSQFSSLMKELPKSIFNFALQINFNKKLNEIRNNTSNYCTFHTRFFKWFNAFMVMKYVHFARDYYHPNIAVEVAAKHLLKELITCIEVKDSKDMLLAFREIALRK
- a CDS encoding tRNA-(ms[2]io[6]A)-hydroxylase, with amino-acid sequence MKLNLDLACQSKPEWIEAVMNDFSSFLQDHADCERKASSMAMSFVAKYPDRVEIIPELIATAVEELEHFQQVYELMEKRGIQLAHQIKGDSYVQELVKFCRHGKDDRLMDRLLLASVVETRGAERFKMVSDAQDDPEMHRFYKILWASEAKHGHIFVKMALNYYDKDVVYKRLEEFVEKEAQVINGLEIRAALH